Proteins encoded by one window of Ignavibacteriales bacterium:
- a CDS encoding ORF6N domain-containing protein, with translation MQKTRLAQRAIVRVESFILPIRGEKIILDSDLARVYGVTTRRLNEQVKRNIDRFPRDFMFRLSQRECDSLRSQFATSKIGRGGRRTMPFAFTEHGAIMAANVLNSRQATLMSVYVVRAFVQLRSRLWENRELARRLQELESKVDYQGGELHGLFEAIRRLMAVPEKPKRQIGFQVKRA, from the coding sequence ATGCAGAAAACTCGGCTTGCTCAAAGGGCGATTGTGCGGGTGGAATCTTTCATTCTCCCGATCAGGGGGGAGAAGATCATCCTGGACAGCGACCTTGCGAGAGTCTATGGCGTAACGACCCGCCGCTTGAATGAACAAGTGAAACGAAACATCGACCGCTTTCCACGCGATTTTATGTTCAGGCTTTCTCAGCGGGAATGTGATTCTTTGAGGTCGCAATTTGCGACCTCAAAGATCGGGCGGGGAGGGAGGCGCACAATGCCGTTTGCCTTTACCGAGCACGGTGCGATCATGGCTGCCAATGTCCTCAACAGCCGGCAAGCGACCCTCATGAGCGTCTACGTCGTACGTGCATTCGTCCAATTGCGAAGCAGGCTGTGGGAAAACAGAGAACTTGCACGCAGATTGCAGGAACTCGAGAGTAAGGTGGATTACCAGGGCGGGGAGCTGCATGGATTGTTTGAGGCGATCAGACGGCTGATGGCAGTTCCAGAGAAGCCAAAAAGGCAAATCGGGTTCCAGGTGAAACGGGCTTAG